A region of the Phaseolus vulgaris cultivar G19833 chromosome 11, P. vulgaris v2.0, whole genome shotgun sequence genome:
CGAGATACTGACCCACGCCGCTCATGGGACCCCGCTTACGTGACTCCAACATCACTAGTGGTCAATGacgcccgaggactggtcggtacatgGAGAATCTATTTTTCTTATATGTTGACTGAGGGGTGAGAGGCGAGAGGTTAAGGATACCTGAGGTACGAGGCTAGTTGTGGGTCCTTCTCCTATACTCGCTTGTGACTTGCTCGATTACGAGCAGTAAGTCACTTTTTGCCAACAAGCGTTGAACTCCCAACTCCTTTGCCATCAACATATATGTTATTCTCGTACTCAACTTGGTCGTTGCTCGCCTTAAATGCTAATTTAATAGCCTGCTCGATTAAAAGCCAATTTGGTCCTTCTAAAATTTTCTAGCTTCGCTCCTTTGTAGGTTGGCAGACCCATCCACCGAAAGGACACATCGAAAATCATTATGGTCAGGCTGAAAGTCCTTGGATGAAAGCTCTACCATGAAGTCTGCATATACCTGGCCTTTAATTGGCCCTTGTGGTTCATACTGTATGTAAAACTCAGACAATTCAACCGCCCAATGAACCATCCGACCTGCAATGTCAGGCTTTTGCAGAACCTTACGGATGGGCAGGTTGTTCATTATAATCATAGTGAAGCTTTGAAGTAATGACGAAGTCACTGAGTTGTGAACACCACAACTAGATCATCTTTTTCGATAGCTTGATACCGAACCTATGTTCCTTGTAGCACCTTACTTACAAAATAGACTAACTTTTAGTACTTCTTATGCTTTTGCAAAATAACCGAGTTGATAACTCATTCTGTTATTGAAAAATATAGACGAATAGGAATTCCTAGAGTCGGTTTACTGAGAACTGGGGGACTAGCTAGGTATTCCTTTAGTTTGACAAAAGCGTTTTCGCATTCttcagtccatgcaaaacgaTTATTCTTCCTAAGGCATTGGAAATAAGGATACCCTTTATCTCCATTGGCTGATAAGAAACAAGACATGGCGACCATGCACTCGATTagctgttgcacttccttcatATTAGCTGAACTTCTCATTTCTATGATCGTTGTACATTTATCCAGGTTCGCCTCTATACCTCTCTCACTTAAGAGGAAACCTAGAAATTTTTCTGTTTCAACTCTGTCCCGACCATTCCTCGGTCATTGACACCAgtgactgacctcagacatcgcacaCCGGTGCCTAATAGTGGAAGTGGGCCACGCAAGGAGGGCCCTAGACGCACCTATCAGGGTATTGGTCAGTCTTCGGACATCGGTACCATAGACATCGACGTTGGAGATCGAGATCAGATCTCGCCAGAAAAGGGAGAAACCAGATGTCGACGATCTGAACAGTTATATTGGACCACGTAAGATGGGTCCCAGAATTATACTAAGTCATCAGTTAAACATCAGATAAGAGGGAAGCCTAAGTAACGAGGGATCCgtgcacgtggtgtgtatagcgcataCAGGCGCGAGACGAGTAAACAAtattggaggcgctaaggcccattagggttagggtttccaggggaagctgcatgcatggcacatgaATACTTAGAGCACTCGCAGAAATAGATGAcgccagagattaggtgcacaagttggtacccaggcaGCCACTCTGTTAGTCCTTGCGCTCCAGTCAAGGGAAGTtctatgtgccagatacgctaagattatgtaaatagcggcgcaaggacgttCCCCAATGAACCTTAGACAAGGGTAACAAcacagaggtaaaccctagtttcaacctatacaGAGGGTGCTAATAGCCCTAacaaggtacacagtttctaagactgaaactactttatacacttggtgtttctttgccctaagactgacttgagcgtcagagtgcaaacggtcgttaaggcgccctttgtctttacaggtgagagattctttgATCAAGGAAGTGCGATTCTCAGGCGGAGATAGGAGGGCCAAAGGCTGCCGTTCGAGTCAACCAGAGAAGCGAGTCAACCTTGGcgtccaccgtggggctcgTTAAAACAAGGTCCCACTCACAATCATATTAAGAGTTCTTACCAACGATATGAGGAGTACGAGACAAGGATCTACTGTGCCCCCAGGTGCTGCGCCCGCTGGAGGGGACAACGTTACCATGCAACAACTCTTGGAGACCATGCGCGCCCTCCAAGAAGCAGTGGCAGCATCTAGGGTTGAGATTGCCGCGTCACGTGCAGACATCGAAGAACTGTGCACAACCAATGAGAAATTGCGCATAGATTTGCAACAAGCAGGGGAGCGTGCGGTGGACGAGCGTGCCCCACCCATACCGCTCAAGGGACGCCCCAATTTATGAATATTGCTcctctttttatattttttttaaggtaaataaaataattgaaaaaataacaaaaaaacattatttaatataatatttgataGATAACCAAAAAATTCtgataactaaaaaatatagaGAAAGGGTCAGTCAATTAATGATTTAGTTTATGCACGTATAATAAATTCTGAATTTATAATCGTGTAGTTGATTTGTAATTTagttcttaaaatttattaaatggaTGTTAAATTTGCATTTATTGTTTATTAACTCATTTATTTCGTTGACAGTGAAATCCTTGTCATCATTTTCCTTCATGTGACACTTACCAAACATCCAGTATATACTcatcaagagaaaaaaaagaaaaaaaagaaaaaaagaaaagaaaagagggTAACCAAACTACAAATGAACCATCATTTCCTATTCCTTTCTAATCAACACCAAAAGGTGAGAACACTGTGCATAACTGCATACAACTAACAATTTAACTGATTGTCTTTCTCTAGAAAATTTATTTCCAACAAACCACCAAAATCAGCCCTGGGATCTCCAGGTTCCGACCAATAAAATCTAACACAACCTATAAAAAACGCTATCAAAGACCCAGgattaagaaaaatgaaaacaagaaaagacaagAACTGAACTGAGTTTGGAGTTGAAGCAAAAGATTTTATACGACATGACATACGATGTAAGGAAGTGGAATTACAAGTATGAACAACAAAAGGCACAGTGAACATGTTCCATTCTgttacaagttgaaattaaaaCGAACAACACGATACCTATCTACCATTAGTTACGGCAATTCATCAACTGAAACGTGAATTGATCAATTGGAGCGAATCCATTGGCCGTTGAGCCACTCCTGGTGAACCCTAATTGCGGAGGCGGGGTACACGATCTCCTCGTGAGTGGTGGAGAAATAAACATAGTAATGGCGGTTGTCGACCTTGCCGGAGATCTCGCCAACCCACCACCCGTCGTTGTCGAAGGCGTCGACGCGTTGGTAGAGGGCGAAGGAGGAGGTAGCGGTTAGGCGCGGAGGCTTGGGGCGGAGCTCTTTGGGGAAGAGGGTCTCGGTCAGGGGCTGAGACTCGTCGTCCTCGAGCAGCGTGTCGTAGCGGACGATGTAGAGGCCGTTGTCGAGGCGCGACACAACCGTGGCGAGGTAGTAGGAGCCGAGGAAGCCCTCCTCGTTGATGC
Encoded here:
- the LOC137805664 gene encoding protein AGENET DOMAIN (AGD)-CONTAINING P1-like, which codes for MRPPRKTVNFRHGDKVEVCINEEGFLGSYYLATVVSRLDNGLYIVRYDTLLEDDESQPLTETLFPKELRPKPPRLTATSSFALYQRVDAFDNDGWWVGEISGKVDNRHYYVYFSTTHEEIVYPASAIRVHQEWLNGQWIRSN